The genomic DNA CCCCGACGGGAATTAAGCCGTCCAGCCGCCTGTTCCGGCCCGGCACGTGAGCGGCGTCGCCTTCGGCGTGGCGCGGACCTGTACACTGACCTGTTGCTGCGCCGCCCGCCGTCCGTTCACGGCCGGTCCAGACCGGCCCGCCATGAGGCCGGGGCCGCGCTCACCGCGCCGAGACCGGCGCCCCTGCCCGCCCCGGCAGCGCCCGCCGCGCCGCCCCCCGACCCTCACCACCCCCACCCGGAGTACCCATGACCCCAGACACCACCACCCTGAAGCAACTGCACGCCATCGTGGACGCCGCCCGTGAACGCCGCGCCGAGGACGTCACCGTGCTCGACCTGACCGACGTCAGCTCCACCCTGGAGTACTTCGTGATCTGCACCGCCACCGCCGGGTTGCAGCTGAACGCCGTGCAGGAGAACATCCGCGAGAAGGCCATGGCCGCGGGCCTGCCCCGCCCCAGCGTGGAAGGCCCCAGCGAACGCTGGCTGCTGCTCGCCTTCGGCGGCGGCGTGATCGTGCACATCATGACCAAGGACGCCCGCGAGTACTACGACCTCGAGGGCCTCTGGAGCGACGCGCGCGCCATGGACTTCCCGGAAGCGCAGACCGGCACCACCGCCTGACCCTGCGGCGCTCCCGACCGGCCCTCCCCCAGCGGTGAGGGCCGGTTCCCATCCTGGGTCAGTTCAGGCATACGGGCGCCGGACGTGGAGTTGACGACCCGGTGCCGTTCCGGGTTGTCAACGAGACAAACGGAATCCGTTTCAGGCGGGCGGGGCGGGCAGCGCGGCCTGGATGCTGCCGGGCAGTTCGCGGGCCACGCGGTCCAGGGTGCGGCTGGCGGCGGCGCGGATCATCTTCTCGAAGGCCGCGCCGCCCCAGCCCTGCGCGTCGGGCGTGGCGAGGTGCGCGCGGAACTGGAAGGTGAAGTGCAATGCGGGGAGCAACTGCAGGTCCGTGCCCTCCGCGCGGGCCTGCCCGGCGACCTCCACCCAGGCGCGCTCGCCGCTCAGGGCCTGCGGGATCAGGTTCGCGCCGTCCGGCGTGAGGCTCAGGAGGCTGTGGAACGGCAGGTCGGCGTCCCCCAGGCCCGGCAGCGGCACGACCAGTTCGCCGCGCACGCCGCCTTCGCCGGCGCGCAGGTCCCGCAGGAAGCGCAGGCGGCCCAGCGCGCGGGCGGGGTCACGCACGAACGCCAGCGCGTCGGCGGGCGGGCCGGGGTACGGCAGCGTGAAGGTCTGCTCGGCGTCGAAGATCACGCGGGGCTCCGGCGGGCGGTCAGGGTCAGTCCACCCATTCGATCACGACGCGGTTCTCG from Deinococcus depolymerans includes the following:
- the rsfS gene encoding ribosome silencing factor, coding for MTPDTTTLKQLHAIVDAARERRAEDVTVLDLTDVSSTLEYFVICTATAGLQLNAVQENIREKAMAAGLPRPSVEGPSERWLLLAFGGGVIVHIMTKDAREYYDLEGLWSDARAMDFPEAQTGTTA
- a CDS encoding DUF3809 domain-containing protein produces the protein MIFDAEQTFTLPYPGPPADALAFVRDPARALGRLRFLRDLRAGEGGVRGELVVPLPGLGDADLPFHSLLSLTPDGANLIPQALSGERAWVEVAGQARAEGTDLQLLPALHFTFQFRAHLATPDAQGWGGAAFEKMIRAAASRTLDRVARELPGSIQAALPAPPA